A stretch of the Papaver somniferum cultivar HN1 chromosome 6, ASM357369v1, whole genome shotgun sequence genome encodes the following:
- the LOC113285658 gene encoding glutaredoxin-C9-like produces MQQAIQYRTWLPNQSETHQTTSRQSSSLKMVDINLEDPLKKGAMKISDGYSSSRGKLEARIKGLVLENAVLIFGRRGCCMCHVMKRLLLALGVNPTVYEVIEEADEISVINELLSVIETHNNDHKGNKETHSDYSELQFPAVYIGGKLFGGLDRLMGAHITGELIPKLKQAGALWL; encoded by the coding sequence ATGCAACAAGCAATTCAATACAGAACTTGGTTACCCAATCAATCAGAAACCCACCAAACCACTAGCCGTCAATCATCATCGTTAAAAATGGTTGATATTAATCTCGAAGACCCATTGAAGAAAGGTGCAATGAAGATCAGTGATGGCTATAGTAGTAGTAGGGGTAAACTGGAAGCAAGAATCAAAGGTTTAGTATTAGAAAACGCAGTATTAATATTTGGAAGACGTGGGTGTTGTATGTGTCATGTTATGAAACGCTTATTATTAGCGTTAGGTGTTAATCCTACTGTTTATGAAGTTATTGAGGAAGCTGATGAAATATCTGTCATCAATGAATTATTATCAGTCATTGAGACTCACAATAATGATCATAAAGGTAATAAAGAGACGCATAGCGATTATAGTGAGCTTCAGTTTCCAGCTGTATATATTGGTGGGAAATTATTTGGTGGTTTAGATAGACTTATGGGTGCTCATATCACTGGTGAATTAATACCTAAGTTGAAACAAGCTGGTGCTTTGTGGCTTTAA